Proteins from one Microtus pennsylvanicus isolate mMicPen1 chromosome 7, mMicPen1.hap1, whole genome shotgun sequence genomic window:
- the LOC142853743 gene encoding putative uncharacterized protein ZNRD1-AS1, with protein MERRKRYCWVSEKERKQMEREAHSTGQAREFKNTTCRLFPNERLPRIVHDGQAAQRQQVKKREQVQINDHQERMLRGRELIEQRLKERLLRRSSSQLPSLEKLERVKKEMKDFERANAHPLLELRTKSLIKLESLIEKSQVREERKTAKKPHQRKFLAFPPFVKSHVRKVKDQ; from the coding sequence ATGGAGAGGCGAAAACGATACTGTTGGGTAtctgagaaagagaggaaacagaTGGAAAGGGAAGCCCACAGCACAGGCCAGGCCAGAGAGTTTAAGAACACAACATGTAGACTTTTTCCCAATGAAAGGCTACCGAGAATTGTGCACGACGGCCAGGCAGCACAAAGACAGCAGGTCAAAAAGAGGGAACAGGTGCAAATCAATGACCACCAGGAGCGCATGCTTCGAGGGAGGGAGCTGATAGAGCAAAGACTCAAGGAAAGACTCTTGAGAAGAAGCTCGAGTCAGCTCCCTTCACTAGAGAAGCTGgagagagtaaagaaagagatgaaggacTTTGAAAGGGCTAACGCACACCCGCTTTTGGAGTTACGCACTAAAAGTCTGATTAAGCTGGAAAGTCTTATTGAGAAGTCTCAggtaagagaggaaaggaaaacggCTAAAAAGCCTCatcaaaggaaattcctggccTTCCCACCCTTTGTGAAAAGTCATGTACGAAAAGTCAAAGATCAGTAA